The window GCGTTGGAATTACTTTCGGTTTTACACCGTCCGGGTGATGCTTGCGATTGCGAAGACGCACGCGCTGTTATTACTACGTACGAGAAGAAAAGGAGAATTGTCCTTGTGGGAAAGGCCGGAAGCTGACAAATAGTTGGGTTTTTTTTTTGTCTTGCGAAAGAAACAGTTGGTTGTTCTGTCTGGTAGGAGCATTGTTTCGTGGGCGACCTGACTGGCGATTTGGATGATTAATCCAACCCCCATGTTCTCATGCGCATTCTTTTGCTTATTACTAGTAGTACTGCTCAAACACAGACATAGAGCAGCCCCTCTCATTCTTTTAATGCGAACCATCCATCATTGAGAGGATCATCAAAGGTTCCAGCGAAGCTAAGAGTAGGTGCCAAGGGGGCCGTcctcttagagcatggttaataatatagccagctgctggctatatgatgttgccatgtcacatatagttaagcttatagccaacaagtacaatagctggatataaatatgtactactttgttgatacatggcccaccccactctctcacaaagtacctaggagcacgtgttgtAGCCGGCTGTTAACTAGTAGCCCGCTTTTCTTCTCTCTCCTATTCTCTCTCTTCCAAATAAACAAGAATATAATATTTAATGTCTTACAGCCCGCCTACATCACTTTATTGTACTTGCTCTGAACAGAAAGTAGTACAGTGCAACTGCAACCAGGTGTCCGTTTGGTACCATGAAAATAACAACGATAATTTCCAGCCATTTTACCACCCCAAAGGCATACATACGACCCGTTCATCTCCTGCACTTACAAAAACTACAAAATCTTTCTCGCGTTCCACGTACCAGGGCCTAGGCCAGCACGGTGGAGAAACAGAACTATCGCCGCAACAAAGTCAGACAGCTCGCCACGTGGTGGATGCCAAAGCAGAGCAGCAGGTGCAATTGCCAGGTGGTACACACAGCACAGACATGCAACCGCACCGGCAGCTGACGCCCATCATTTGCCTTGCCAGCCAACgcggccgctccgtccacgtccagTTCACGTCGCCTCCCTGGCTGGAACAACACGCAGCCTCCGGCGGTGTACGAAGCTTTCAACTGCACTTCGTGGCCCCCGATGCACAAAGGCCAGCCAGCCAGCCTGTCCAGCCGCGACCGAACCACAGCGCCCACCACCCACATATACACACCCAGACGCGCGTTCTACGACTTCCTCTCCTCTCTGTGCCCCCCTCCTCGCCAGCTCCTCCCAAGAAGAGATCTGGAGAAGAGAGAAGAAGAAGGCCATTGTTGCTAGCGACCCACCTTCTCTTTCTGCATCTTCCTTGCCTGGTCGCCATGGCCACCATCCTGGAGAACATCCAGAAGGCGCGGTTCCTCCCGACGAGGCCGCTCAGGGACGACCTGCCCACCTTCCAGGGCGGCAAGGAGGAGGAGAGCCACCTCATGGGGCTCAGGAAGAGGCTCTCCAGCTTCTCCGGCAAGATCCAGCCCATCTCCTCCGCGTCCGCCGAGTGGGCGTTCCGCCGGACCCGGTCGGCGCCGTCGCTCGCCGCCGAGTTCGCCGGGGGGCCGCTCAAGCGCTGGTGGGACTGGGGCCTCGGCTGGCTGCTCTCCAAGAAGCTCGGCTTCGCCGGCGACCTGGAGATgaacgaggaggaggcggccgcgctCGGCCGCGGCAGTCGGGGCACCTGGGCCCACGTCCTCTACAAGGTGCGCTCCGGGGTCCGCCGCCTCGTCGCGTCCGACCACTCGCTGCCCACCACGCAGCGCCTCAGGGGCGCCTCGCTGCCCGCGTCCTCCGCGCACAGGGCCGCCGCCCAGCAGTGCAAGCCCGCGCCGCAGTTCGCCTACACCCAGAGCTTCCAGTACAGCCAGGCAATGGCGCATTAAGCAGTTTGCTTTGCATATTGTTCTGGTAGTGTCCGCGAGATCCAAATAGATACGACGACGGGAAGGAGGCTCGTGAAGAAGGAGAAGATTCAGGTCTCAGGTGAGATCGATGGTTAAGATGGCTCGCAACACGATTATATCTGGGAATTTAGAATTGTAGTTTACCCTGctgctttcttttcttttttgtgggTAGATCTGATGTCTCTACATATAATAGATACCGAGTGTATGCTGCTGGTTCTTTCCATTCTTTTGGGTTCGTGGGTGCCATGTAAATGTTGGTGGATTCCTTATGTTTTTGCCTCCTGCGGTAAATAAAAAGCTAATGCAGATTCGTGGTCGACCGCTCCTATGTTCGTCTTGATGATATAGATGCCGTCCACTGCTTCTCTTCAGATCTGAAGAGCTCAAGCATCTTTCCAGTTGCTACCAGCTAATATGCAGCTCACAATAGCTGGTGGAGCTAGCTAATGATGGTTTTGTTTTCCTTTGGTAGAGCCTCAATACCACAGATGACACGCATTATATTATAATTATAGAAAGCAGTTCCATATGATGGAAGTGCTGCCCAAACAAATAAAATAATGATGAACATGCTTCGGTTGACTCTAGTGTCGGTGCATCGGCAAGGTAGAATAAAATAATAAGAACGTGTCGGTGTATTAGCAaaggagaagaaaaaaataaaaaaatggagaagaagaagacgaagaagtaaAGGAGACAGTTCACACACGAAAATTTGCACATTTCTTTTCCAAGTTCGGCGTATGTTTCTCAAGCTACCGTCTTTTCGAAAAAGGCTCGTCAccgcgctttataaataaagcaccaCCGCCTTTCGCCCTTTTTTTGGTAGATTTCTCAAGCGTTTTGTGTTTTGGGTGTTTCGGGAAAGTGACATTAGAGCAGAAAGTGTTACATGTAGGTTCGGAGCATAGGTGAAGCGTCGCGACGAGGAGAACAGGTAGGAGGTCCAAATCTGTGGCATAATCAAGTGTTACATGTGCGCCACCAGAAACGAATGATTGGAAACATGGCACACACGAATTCAGGCAGTGTACTTGTGGTTCTAGTAGTACTAGCTTACAGCTTTCTGATGGAGATAGAAAGTAATGGGCGCTGACGTGCTGGCACAAGTTCACTATATTTCTGAATCCAACAAAATGTAAGTTCAGTACTCCTTCACGAGCTTCCTTCCCGCCGTCCTCCTTCCCCGCTGCAATAAAACCTGCCCGTATCATCACGGAGAATAGCtccaacaggagcttggggtgtatAAGGGTCAAAGCTAGCATCCACATTGAGCTTCACATACCCTCCAATAGGCTTGGCCCAACCCCCATGCTTCATCTTAGATTTTGGGTTGCTAGCTAATGTGAAATTTGCAGCCAAAGCTCACGTCGCAAGTTGAATTTGACTCGGTGTTTGTATTGGTTCATCATGTACAAAATTTTCTCCGTCCTCACCATAAGTACCAAGCTGTAGTAGCAATGATCTCCTTAAATTTCGCCTGTCCTAACTCCTAAGACCAAAGCCTCATGACCAGAGACAATCAAGAGATACTCCAGAATCACCTTGCCAGCCAGACCAACAACACAAGCTCTATCAATAACAT is drawn from Triticum dicoccoides isolate Atlit2015 ecotype Zavitan chromosome 6B, WEW_v2.0, whole genome shotgun sequence and contains these coding sequences:
- the LOC119324290 gene encoding uncharacterized protein LOC119324290, with the translated sequence MATILENIQKARFLPTRPLRDDLPTFQGGKEEESHLMGLRKRLSSFSGKIQPISSASAEWAFRRTRSAPSLAAEFAGGPLKRWWDWGLGWLLSKKLGFAGDLEMNEEEAAALGRGSRGTWAHVLYKVRSGVRRLVASDHSLPTTQRLRGASLPASSAHRAAAQQCKPAPQFAYTQSFQYSQAMAH